A window of Lepidochelys kempii isolate rLepKem1 chromosome 1, rLepKem1.hap2, whole genome shotgun sequence contains these coding sequences:
- the LOC140896137 gene encoding olfactory receptor 52E8-like, translating into MSDSNTTDFTNPSTFILLGIPGLETAHVWISIPFCTMYIIAILGNFTILFIVKTEPSLHGPMYYFLCMLAITDLVLCTSTIPKMMSIFWFNSREIDFSACLTQMFFIHCFFAIESGIFMAMAFDRYVAICDPLRHSTTLRNPVVAKIVLAVVLRGSMLALPCPLLARQWPYCRTNIIPHTCCEHMAVVNLACADIRISSYYGLTVANLVICLDMFFIAVSYIQILMAIFNLPTKDARLKTFGTCGSHLFAILAFYIPGLFTLLTYRFGHHVALHFHILFANVCLLVPPMLNPIIFGFRTKQIRDRLLQLFTPKWT; encoded by the coding sequence atgtcagattccaacacaaccgacttcaccaacccctccaccttcatcttgctgggcattcctggcctggagaCTGCTcatgtctggatctccatccccttctgcaccatgTACATCATAGCCATCTTGGGGAACTTCACCATCCTGTTCATCGTGAAGACGGAGCCGAGCCTCCATGGacccatgtactatttcctctgcatgctggccaTCACCGACCTGGTCCTGTGCACAAGCACCATTCCCAAAATGatgagcatcttctggttcaattccagggagatcgatttcagtgcctgtctcacccaGATGTTCTTCATTCATTGCTTCTTTGCAATAGAGTCTGGGATCTTCATGGCCATGGCTTTTgatcgctacgtggccatctgCGATCCACTGAGACACTCCACCACCCTGAGAAACCCAGTTGTGGCCAAGATTGTCCTGGCTGTGGTTTTGCGTGGTAGCATGCTTGCACTGCCCTGTCCCTTGCTTGCAAGGCagtggccatattgcagaaccaaTATCATCCCCCACACATGCTGTGAGCACATGGCCGTGGTGAATCTGGCCTGTGCTGACATCCGCATCAGTAGTTACTATGGCCTTACTGTGGCAAACTTGGTCATTTGTCTAGATATGTTTTTTATAGCTGTGTCCTATATCCAGATCCTCATGGCCATCTTCAACCTCCCCACAAAGGACGCCCGGCTCAAGACTTTTGGGACCTGTGGCTCCCACCTCTTTGCCATTTTAGCCTTTTACATCCCAGGTCTCTTCACTCTCCTCACGTATCGGTTTGgccaccatgtggccctgcattTCCACATTCTCTTTGCTAATGTGTGCCTGCTGGTACCCCCCATGCTAAATCCCATCATTTTCGGTTTCAGGACCAAACAGATCCGGGACAGGCTGCTCCAGCTCTTTACTCCTAAATGGACCTAA